A single genomic interval of Nostoc commune NIES-4072 harbors:
- a CDS encoding PstS family phosphate ABC transporter substrate-binding protein, with protein MSQKNETLSLFLAAIITIGLIFSGLWFFMERWAQLNGTVAKPLGSSNTDNPTKQFVNNKCDVPNLPEGTFNYGGSTTWAPIRKDVDSVLKSLCPQFTLRYTQPPSGQPGSGTGIRMLIDNQLAFSQSSRSVKAEENAEAKQKGFSLKEIPVAIDGIAIAVNQNLNISGLTVAQLKDIYTGKITNWQQVSGPNLPITVYSRSKEAGGTVEFFVENVLNKENFGNNVNYISTTTEAVRKVAASPGGIYYASAPEVVPQCMIKTLPLGRTSGQFVPPYQEPLVPQSECPNKRNQLNSQAFRSGDYAITRNLFVIVKQNGQTDQQAGEAYANWLLTPQSQELIEKAGFVRIK; from the coding sequence ATGTCTCAAAAAAATGAAACACTTAGTCTTTTCTTAGCTGCTATCATCACCATTGGCTTAATATTTAGTGGCTTATGGTTTTTTATGGAACGGTGGGCGCAACTAAATGGAACTGTTGCTAAACCTTTGGGGAGTAGCAACACAGATAATCCCACAAAGCAGTTTGTCAACAACAAATGTGACGTACCAAATCTCCCAGAGGGAACGTTTAACTATGGTGGTAGCACAACCTGGGCACCCATCCGTAAAGACGTAGACTCTGTACTAAAAAGCTTGTGTCCTCAATTTACTTTACGCTATACTCAACCTCCTTCAGGTCAACCAGGATCTGGAACCGGCATTCGGATGTTGATAGATAATCAACTAGCTTTTTCTCAATCTTCTCGCTCAGTTAAAGCTGAAGAAAATGCTGAAGCTAAACAAAAAGGATTTAGTTTGAAAGAAATTCCGGTGGCGATTGATGGAATTGCGATCGCAGTTAACCAAAATCTTAATATTTCTGGTTTAACTGTGGCTCAACTCAAAGATATCTACACTGGCAAAATTACTAATTGGCAACAGGTAAGTGGGCCAAATTTACCAATTACAGTCTACTCTCGCAGTAAAGAAGCTGGGGGAACAGTCGAGTTCTTTGTAGAAAATGTTTTAAATAAAGAGAATTTTGGTAATAACGTTAATTACATTAGTACCACAACAGAAGCAGTACGAAAAGTAGCTGCAAGTCCTGGTGGAATTTATTATGCTTCTGCCCCAGAGGTTGTACCCCAGTGTATGATTAAAACTCTACCACTAGGGCGGACAAGCGGTCAATTTGTGCCTCCCTACCAAGAACCCCTTGTACCTCAATCTGAATGTCCCAATAAACGTAACCAGTTGAATAGTCAGGCGTTTCGTAGTGGAGATTATGCAATTACTCGGAATTTATTTGTAATTGTTAAACAGAACGGTCAAACAGATCAGCAAGCTGGGGAAGCTTATGCAAATTGGCTGCTGACACCTCAGAGTCAAGAACTAATTGAAAAAGCTGGATTTGTCAGAATTAAATGA
- a CDS encoding DALR anticodon-binding domain-containing protein produces the protein MELASAIASDISGICEDVFSIQIVPPGLIHFELTHSTLATWLQSLVEGSGEDEGDEGDERDEANNQCPMPHAPCPMPNLFAVKYAHARCCSLVLLAHREGLIKLREPVPNTSPAFWSVISPNPLPWLNDDGTLRLNHPDERRLIGELIQVVDNIQCPEVKGSVKWEKVALSLSQAFEKFWCNCRIWGEVKITSPELAQARLGLLMATQSVLRFVLEENLGVFAPLEL, from the coding sequence ATGGAGCTTGCCAGCGCGATCGCCTCAGATATATCAGGGATCTGTGAGGACGTTTTTAGCATCCAAATAGTTCCCCCTGGTTTGATACATTTTGAATTAACTCACTCGACGTTAGCGACTTGGTTACAAAGTCTTGTAGAGGGGAGTGGGGAAGATGAGGGAGATGAGGGAGATGAGAGAGATGAGGCGAATAACCAATGCCCAATGCCCCATGCCCCATGCCCAATGCCTAATTTGTTTGCTGTTAAATATGCCCATGCACGCTGCTGTTCGCTGGTGCTTCTGGCTCACCGAGAGGGATTGATTAAACTTAGAGAACCAGTTCCAAATACTAGTCCAGCTTTTTGGAGTGTTATCTCTCCTAACCCTTTACCTTGGCTCAATGATGACGGAACACTGCGGCTAAATCACCCAGATGAGCGTCGTCTAATTGGTGAGTTAATACAAGTGGTAGACAATATACAGTGCCCTGAGGTTAAAGGTTCTGTAAAATGGGAAAAAGTAGCGTTGAGTTTGAGCCAAGCTTTTGAAAAGTTTTGGTGTAATTGCCGGATTTGGGGTGAGGTGAAAATTACTTCACCAGAGTTAGCCCAAGCCAGACTCGGATTGCTTATGGCTACTCAGTCAGTATTAAGATTTGTCCTAGAGGAAAATTTGGGTGTTTTTGCGCCCTTAGAGTTATAA
- a CDS encoding PstS family phosphate ABC transporter substrate-binding protein, which yields MSQKNETTILVLSILITVGLIAGGFWWFTKKSGVNLNTINSGSTKTPQAASEQPSGNTFASVQDVPTGLFNYGGSTSWAPIRLVVDSALQAARPEFRLRYVEPSNASPGSGTGIQSLIDGQLAFVQSSRPVLDQELNRAQQRGFTLKQIPVAIDGLAVAVNPNLNIQGLTVDQLKSIYTGKINNWSQVGGPNIPIKPYSRRIADGGTVELFVQDILGGQPFSPNVEFISTTTQALQKLAGSPGSIYYASAPEVIPQCSIKALPLGRTQGQYIAPYQEPSVLPSECPGKRNKLNIEAFQSGKYPITRNLFVVVKQNGQTEQQAGVAYANLLLTEQGQELISQAGFVKIR from the coding sequence ATGTCTCAAAAAAATGAAACAACTATTCTTGTATTATCTATCTTAATCACGGTCGGGCTAATAGCTGGCGGTTTTTGGTGGTTTACTAAAAAGTCTGGTGTTAACTTAAACACAATTAATTCTGGTAGCACCAAAACGCCCCAAGCTGCATCAGAACAGCCCAGTGGCAATACTTTCGCTTCAGTACAGGATGTTCCTACAGGATTATTTAATTATGGAGGCAGTACATCTTGGGCGCCGATTCGGCTGGTAGTTGACTCAGCACTTCAAGCTGCACGGCCAGAGTTTCGGCTGCGCTATGTAGAACCGAGTAATGCGTCTCCTGGTTCTGGTACTGGCATTCAATCTCTGATAGACGGTCAATTAGCTTTTGTCCAATCCTCCCGACCAGTTCTAGATCAGGAATTAAATCGTGCCCAGCAGCGTGGGTTCACATTGAAACAAATTCCTGTGGCAATTGATGGTTTGGCAGTTGCAGTTAACCCCAACCTTAACATCCAAGGGCTAACCGTAGACCAGTTAAAGTCAATTTACACAGGCAAAATCAATAATTGGAGCCAGGTAGGCGGCCCCAATATTCCGATTAAGCCCTATTCCCGCCGCATTGCTGATGGCGGTACGGTGGAGCTTTTTGTCCAAGATATCTTGGGTGGTCAACCTTTCAGTCCCAATGTGGAATTTATCTCCACAACCACCCAAGCCTTGCAAAAATTGGCTGGTAGTCCTGGTAGTATCTACTACGCTTCTGCCCCAGAGGTGATTCCTCAATGCTCAATCAAAGCCTTGCCGTTGGGGCGGACGCAAGGGCAATATATTGCTCCATACCAGGAACCATCTGTCCTCCCGTCCGAATGTCCTGGTAAACGGAACAAATTGAACATTGAGGCTTTCCAGTCAGGCAAATACCCGATTACCCGCAATCTGTTTGTGGTGGTCAAACAGAATGGTCAGACTGAGCAGCAAGCAGGTGTCGCTTACGCCAACTTACTGCTGACCGAGCAGGGACAGGAACTGATTTCCCAAGCTGGGTTTGTCAAAATTCGCTGA
- a CDS encoding Cof-type HAD-IIB family hydrolase, translating into MPKASATHLASTEHQSATKDIKLLVLDIDGTIAGHSNTISEPVKQAIIAAQARGIQVAIATGRMYRSALRFHQDIGSTLPLMAYQGAWIQDPITQKIHRHWTVSSEIAHKLLDYFEQPELRSLLSVHFYINDQLYVREVTRETKIYAERSGITPIPVGDLRQALTNEPTKILALCDDTDVIEKLLGNLRLQYTPAELYLTTSVATFFEATNASVNKGTAVRYLAEELLGLELANVMAIGDNFNDVEMLEYVGLGVAMGNAPAGVQAIAQWVAPNVEEDGAAVAIEKFLL; encoded by the coding sequence ATGCCGAAAGCATCTGCTACACACTTGGCATCTACTGAGCATCAGTCTGCGACGAAAGACATTAAACTACTAGTTTTGGATATAGATGGCACGATCGCTGGACACTCTAACACCATCAGCGAACCTGTAAAGCAAGCTATTATTGCAGCGCAAGCACGAGGAATTCAAGTGGCGATCGCTACAGGCCGAATGTATCGTTCAGCCTTGCGCTTTCACCAAGACATCGGCTCTACTCTACCATTAATGGCCTATCAGGGAGCCTGGATTCAAGATCCGATCACCCAAAAAATCCATCGCCATTGGACTGTTTCTAGTGAAATCGCCCACAAGTTACTCGACTATTTTGAACAGCCTGAATTGCGATCGCTCCTATCTGTCCACTTCTACATCAACGATCAACTATACGTCCGTGAAGTAACCAGAGAAACCAAAATTTATGCAGAACGTTCTGGTATTACCCCGATTCCAGTAGGTGATTTGCGTCAAGCCTTAACAAATGAACCGACAAAAATTCTTGCTTTGTGTGATGACACTGATGTAATCGAAAAGCTATTGGGAAATTTGCGCCTTCAGTACACACCGGCTGAACTTTATCTCACAACATCTGTTGCTACCTTCTTTGAAGCAACTAACGCCTCTGTGAATAAAGGAACTGCTGTACGTTACCTAGCCGAAGAACTGCTGGGATTAGAGTTAGCCAATGTTATGGCAATTGGCGATAACTTCAATGATGTAGAAATGCTGGAGTATGTCGGACTGGGTGTAGCTATGGGCAACGCACCAGCAGGAGTGCAAGCGATCGCGCAGTGGGTAGCTCCCAACGTAGAGGAAGATGGTGCAGCAGTAGCAATTGAAAAGTTTTTGCTGTAG
- a CDS encoding serine/threonine-protein kinase produces the protein MEVYCTRPRCPRPQNYFADLDDITTLKTTQQKYCTTCGMPLLLDGRYVPVKLLGRGGFGAAFLARDRRIPGMRQCVVKQFQPAGNLSLSQLQQAQLMFEREAEVLSQLGNDHEQIPDLFAFFPVIVNGLQPGQQDQFFYLVQEYIDGQNLEEELVQQGKFSEQQVLEVLQEILKVLKFVHHRGIIHRDIKPSNIMRRRDGRLFLLDFGAVKQVTNVALGSAASSTGIYSMGFAPPEQMAGGQVFPSTDLYALAVTIIILLTNKEAVQLFDAYSNQWKWRMQVTVSPRLADILDKMLLPAANQRFQSAQEVLDALNSQAAQASTQFNSPSVTLPPQPPNPSPVVPRPPTQPAFSTVELLGGAAFSGFEGALIAIALFSLVKSSIVTLSIAFVILGILIFAQTRRWIEKFDLLIIPTISFAIIFFLPFLQGGLGIKAVVFLAVGGSLVAISLTAVFRLIYKLLSLLL, from the coding sequence ATGGAAGTTTACTGTACTCGTCCACGTTGCCCACGCCCACAAAACTATTTTGCCGATTTAGATGATATTACAACGCTGAAAACAACGCAGCAAAAGTACTGTACTACCTGTGGTATGCCATTGCTGCTAGATGGTCGATATGTCCCCGTGAAGCTACTGGGAAGGGGGGGATTTGGAGCAGCCTTTTTGGCACGCGATCGCCGAATACCGGGAATGCGTCAATGCGTAGTTAAGCAGTTTCAACCTGCGGGAAATTTAAGCTTAAGTCAACTGCAACAAGCACAGTTGATGTTTGAGAGAGAGGCAGAAGTTTTATCACAACTAGGTAACGATCACGAGCAAATCCCTGACTTGTTTGCTTTCTTTCCAGTCATAGTTAATGGTTTACAACCAGGACAACAAGACCAGTTTTTTTACTTGGTACAAGAATACATTGATGGGCAAAACTTAGAGGAAGAATTAGTTCAACAAGGCAAATTTTCTGAGCAGCAAGTGTTGGAGGTGCTGCAAGAAATCCTGAAGGTGCTAAAGTTTGTCCATCATAGAGGCATTATTCACAGAGATATTAAACCCTCTAACATCATGCGCCGTCGTGATGGCAGACTTTTTTTACTAGATTTTGGCGCAGTTAAGCAAGTAACAAATGTTGCACTTGGTTCTGCTGCTTCTTCCACAGGAATTTATTCTATGGGATTTGCACCGCCTGAGCAGATGGCTGGGGGTCAAGTCTTCCCATCTACGGATTTATACGCTTTGGCTGTAACTATTATTATTTTGTTGACAAACAAAGAAGCAGTTCAACTATTTGATGCCTATAGCAACCAGTGGAAATGGCGAATGCAAGTGACTGTCAGCCCTCGCCTTGCTGATATTTTAGATAAAATGCTGCTACCTGCTGCTAATCAGCGTTTCCAGTCAGCTCAAGAGGTTTTAGATGCACTTAACTCACAGGCGGCTCAAGCTTCTACACAATTTAATTCGCCTTCTGTAACACTTCCGCCACAACCACCCAATCCTAGTCCCGTCGTCCCCCGCCCACCAACTCAACCAGCGTTTTCGACAGTGGAATTATTGGGCGGGGCGGCATTTAGTGGATTTGAAGGGGCATTAATTGCGATCGCTCTCTTTAGTCTAGTAAAATCATCAATAGTTACTTTAAGTATTGCATTTGTAATTTTGGGGATACTGATATTTGCCCAAACTAGACGGTGGATTGAAAAGTTCGATTTATTAATTATTCCAACAATTAGTTTTGCGATTATTTTTTTTCTCCCTTTTTTACAAGGGGGGCTTGGCATTAAAGCAGTAGTTTTTTTAGCAGTTGGAGGAAGCTTAGTAGCGATTTCCTTAACAGCCGTGTTTCGACTTATTTATAAATTATTATCTCTCTTACTTTAA
- a CDS encoding ABC transporter substrate-binding protein, with protein MSQKNETKILALTLLLTVGIVGGSVWWFTNNGVKFSNSITQNPETGSNSSLQDRISFGEKSLTPGDISPVKKEGVQAIAAKSYDKAIANFTDALKLKRNDPETLIFLNNARIGSSKSYTIMASVPFGTDPNATLEILRGIAQAQNEINTSGGVKGVPLRVGIANDDDNPEIAKQIASNLVSNSEVLGVVGPNTSDSTLAAGTIYTSGQLVAISPTSTSVKISNFSRYVFRTVPSDFMAARTLANYMVRTLQKKNAVIFFNSQSNYSQSLKSEFVSSVSLEGGQVSSEFDLSQVGFSAVKSVEQATKQGAEVLMLAANTETLDKALQVIQINQKKLTLLAGDDVYTAKTLEIGREQAVGMVLAVPWHIDGAPKSNFPQKSRQLWGGDVSWRSALSYDATVALIEALKRNPTRSGVQLALLSSDFSTTGASGTIRFLASGDRNAPVQLVKIVPGSRSRTGYDFEPVR; from the coding sequence ATGTCACAAAAGAATGAAACTAAAATTTTAGCTTTGACCCTGCTGTTGACCGTTGGAATAGTTGGCGGTAGTGTTTGGTGGTTTACTAACAATGGGGTGAAATTTAGTAATAGTATCACTCAAAATCCAGAAACAGGTAGCAATTCATCCTTACAAGACCGCATTAGTTTTGGGGAAAAATCCTTGACTCCGGGTGATATTTCTCCAGTTAAAAAAGAAGGAGTACAGGCGATCGCAGCTAAAAGTTATGATAAAGCGATCGCTAATTTCACAGATGCCCTAAAACTCAAGCGTAACGATCCAGAAACGCTAATTTTTCTGAATAATGCCCGCATTGGTTCTTCCAAGAGCTACACAATTATGGCTTCTGTACCATTCGGGACTGACCCCAATGCTACTTTAGAAATTTTGCGTGGTATTGCCCAAGCCCAAAATGAAATTAATACCTCTGGAGGAGTCAAGGGAGTACCGTTAAGGGTAGGAATAGCTAACGACGATGACAATCCAGAAATAGCCAAGCAAATCGCTTCCAACCTAGTCAGCAATTCAGAAGTATTAGGTGTAGTTGGGCCTAATACTAGCGATTCCACCTTAGCAGCCGGTACTATTTATACTTCAGGACAACTAGTAGCAATTTCCCCTACAAGTACATCTGTAAAAATTTCTAACTTTAGCCGCTACGTTTTTCGCACGGTTCCGAGTGATTTTATGGCTGCTAGAACTTTAGCCAACTACATGGTAAGAACCTTGCAGAAGAAAAATGCAGTGATTTTCTTTAATTCTCAGAGTAACTATAGTCAGTCCTTAAAGTCGGAGTTTGTCTCATCTGTTTCCCTGGAAGGTGGACAAGTATCTAGCGAATTTGATTTGTCTCAGGTGGGTTTTAGTGCGGTTAAAAGTGTAGAACAAGCAACTAAGCAAGGTGCAGAAGTGTTGATGTTAGCTGCTAACACTGAAACTCTTGATAAAGCGCTGCAAGTAATTCAGATTAATCAGAAAAAGTTAACTCTGCTGGCGGGAGATGATGTTTACACCGCTAAAACTTTAGAAATTGGCAGAGAACAAGCTGTGGGAATGGTATTGGCAGTTCCTTGGCATATTGATGGCGCTCCCAAGTCAAATTTTCCTCAGAAATCCCGGCAGTTATGGGGCGGTGATGTGAGTTGGCGAAGTGCCCTTAGCTATGATGCCACTGTAGCTCTGATTGAGGCATTAAAACGCAACCCCACACGTTCTGGAGTACAACTTGCACTCTTATCTTCTGACTTTTCTACCACTGGTGCTTCTGGTACAATTCGGTTTTTAGCATCAGGCGATCGCAATGCGCCAGTCCAACTTGTAAAAATTGTTCCTGGTTCCCGCTCCCGCACGGGTTATGACTTTGAACCAGTGCGTTAA
- a CDS encoding Crp/Fnr family transcriptional regulator: MQSPSSFSEASRPFLTWQRILDWAQEHYRCRTFSKDERIPARPGLLYLVQRGAIRMVGTAQVSATASQLTSRRINRTPEEAFLGFVGAGQPFEIVAQSPFTLQSYAHVDQTAVLWMYWHDLDNWPHFRREVMDAFRYQHQRKLLWLSALGQRRTIDRLLGFLTLLIEEYGEPAMSDTDPDVIRGYCLPFPLTHAQIGSAIGSTRVTVTRLMGKLRQRGLILTQGDNLICLPAESINRAG, encoded by the coding sequence ATGCAATCTCCATCCTCCTTTTCTGAGGCATCACGGCCTTTTTTAACTTGGCAACGCATTCTTGACTGGGCTCAAGAACACTACCGCTGCCGTACCTTTAGCAAAGATGAGCGCATTCCAGCCCGGCCTGGATTGCTATATTTGGTGCAAAGGGGTGCGATCCGTATGGTAGGAACCGCCCAAGTTAGCGCGACTGCCAGCCAGCTAACGTCTCGACGAATTAACAGAACCCCAGAAGAAGCGTTCTTGGGTTTTGTGGGAGCGGGACAGCCATTTGAAATTGTTGCTCAATCACCATTCACACTCCAGTCCTACGCCCATGTTGACCAAACTGCGGTGTTGTGGATGTACTGGCATGACTTAGATAACTGGCCTCACTTCCGTCGTGAAGTTATGGATGCCTTTAGGTATCAGCACCAGCGTAAGCTGCTGTGGCTGAGTGCCTTGGGACAACGCCGCACAATTGACCGACTCTTAGGATTTCTCACATTGTTAATTGAGGAATATGGAGAGCCAGCAATGAGCGACACTGATCCTGATGTGATTCGCGGCTATTGTCTGCCCTTCCCCCTTACCCATGCCCAAATTGGGAGCGCGATTGGTTCCACTCGTGTTACTGTTACCCGCTTGATGGGTAAGCTGCGTCAACGTGGCTTAATCCTGACTCAAGGCGATAATCTCATTTGCTTGCCAGCAGAATCGATTAATAGAGCTGGTTAA